The region GAtttctcctcgtcatcttcagctgCTGGTTCACCCTGTCGACCTTCCTTGGATCCTGAGCCTAGAGGGAATAAATGGGCCAAACGGCTCGTGACTATATCGGTTAGAAGAGGTAGACATAAAAAGATGGACAACTCGTACCCTTGCTGTGATCGAGCCATGAGGTTTCGTACCAGTCCATGTATTCATCCAGTTGGCCAGGAGTCATGGTCAGCACATCCTCTTCGTTAACTaggatttcttttcctttgccGATCCTCCCCGCCGATGCATCTCGACGATCAAAATGGTTCTGGACTTCCGCCCATGAGTCCCAGTCTATTGCCTGCACAGTCGGCTCTTGCGCGGATCTTGGGTGTCTCTGGACGTCGTCAAATGGGAATAGGAGTTTGGTTGCGATTACAACGAGAGTGACTAATTGGTGTTCTGGCTTATCGAGGGGCTTCCGTCTGCCAGCAACTGTGGCTGGATACTCGAATGTGAAGCCCAAGAGTGTCTGTAGCTTTTTGGTAACAGGATAAACGTCAACTAGCAAACGTCAGCGCAGCGATTTGAGTGTTTGCACGTGGTAATAACACACCAGGTAGCGCAAGCCTTTTGATAAGCCTGTATAGTAAGATCGGGGTATTTAATGGTGGAAGCTGCAATTTGAATTGCCGTTGGTAAAGAAGCAACAGATCAAACACGGCAGTATGAAGATCCTCCGCTTTTAATAACCTCTATAGAAATGATCAGTTAAGATCCGCAATATGATGGGCGCACCATACCTGGGTGTCAAGAAGCGCGAGATACGCTGACGGTAACCTATCCTTCATATCGTTGGGGATTTGAAGCAACACCCTGTAATATGGAATTTCGTTGCGCATAGCCATCCTAGAATAGCAATTAGACCGAGTTCGGCATACATACATCCACAGATGACATACCGATGAAAGTCGCCAACGCTCACTGGAAGCCTCATTATGAGTGCCCCAAGATAGCACAGAGCAATGGTATCAATTAGTCGCGGCCATTGAACGACTTTACTACCGGGTGTGAATGTTTCAGTCTCAGTGTCTTCACGAGCACTCGGCCGCTGGGAACTGAAGAACTCCGGCTGGGAGTCTTCATCACCGAGATCAGCAATCTTTTTAGAGTAGGACTCCAAGCGGAGCGCCCAAAGATCGCGAACGACGTTCTAAAGCCAATTCCTTAGCTATTCCGTCCATTCGGATATGGGAGGAGGATTCGTACTTCTAACTCTGGGGGAAACCTTTCGCTGTGGACCAGGGCGTGGCACTGTTTCCAGAGAATTAACTGGTAAATATGCAGGTAGAGGCGATATGCCTGGCGACCTCTATATTCTGGTCCTTGTTAGACGCTTCATTTCTGACTTGACGTTTGGGGTATGAGTGACCGCACTCTTCTCGCCCTTTTCAATGGCAGCCTTCTTCACATGGCTTATCTTGCCCTGTGTCCCGAAATTTTCGGGATCATCCACTACTTGTTGACCCTACAAAGTAGATGTAAGCTAACAGCCTAGCCAGCTGGAGCCCGTGAAGGTTGGGATTAAACTTTGATCATACCGCTTGCTGATGACCCCTTCGACAGAACCAAAGGCCATTATCGAGGAAATAGCGAGTTTCACGGCATCCTTCCTGGCCGCAGCGCTCTCGCGTATCGTATTCCATTTAGGGCCTTTGCTTCATTCTTAGACATGGAGGGTACTGGCAGCAAAAGTCATGGTGTTCCTCCTCCGCGTTCGGGAGTGGCTGAATTTTGTGGCCGCTCCCGTTATTCTCTGCGACTTGGGACTGAGTAGCCCCAACCACAATAGCGGTTTTTAGTAATCTGCGCATAACAACTAGCTACCTCTAAAACCTGTTagactttttttatataccAAGGCTCCTTGTCGCGATCtcttctaatatatttttctaCCTAGAAAGCTGACCGAGCAGGCTTACCCAGGAGCATCTTCGGTTAAAATACATGGTTACGTCATAAAATGATGATTTGATGGCTTCAAGAAGAGTATTTTTTATTCGTCAAACAATCGTAAGAGTACGGAACTGAAGGACTCTTCCGTATAGATGCATGCTTGACCTGCCCAATGCATGCTAAATCTGCTCGCAAAGCACACCCAAGGCTACACCGACGGAATAGAAATCAGTCATGCCATACTATGCCCAAAACGTAGCATCGCCCTCCGGTTTAAGGGCAATACATTAGCACGCCTCTGAAACAAGCAATGGATGGCGCGGCAGTAAATAGACACTATGGCTGTTTATTTGGCACCGGGGGCCTCCTTGACTTCCATGCAGGCCTGCTCACCCATGGAGGTGAGGATAACAACGTCTACAAATGGGTAAGTGTCCGAATTCTTGAGGCTTGGAAAAAAGGCGGATGGGACTTACTGCAATCCTTGCCATCTTCGGTGAACATAGTGTTGATCTTGTCACCAATTTCACCCTCAGGGACCTTGACATCATCCTTGGTGCCACCATTGTCATCCATCAGGGAAAGGAAACCGTCATCAGTGACGTCGAGCTAGTGCATGTTAGGATTTGATCAGATATTCAATCGTGCCAATCGATACTTACGAGCTGGTATTCGCGACGGCTGACGTTAGGGACGTCCATGTTGTGGGTGGAAGGGCTGAGATCTTCGTACTTCTTCTGGGTGAAGATGTCGAGGGCGACAAGGTGGACCTTGGCGTGACCGTGCTTACCAGTCTTGGAGGTGGACATATCGACGATCTTGCAGGGACGGCCCTTGATGACAACGTGACCGTTCTTGCGCAGGGCGGAACACTGCATAGGGTAGGTGGTCGAAGCGCCAGCATCGGCGGATTCGAAGGTCTCGTGCTGTATAGAAACCGTTAGCCCTATTGTTCGTGATATCGCTAATTCTGGCGCATATCAAATCTCCCAACATGTTGTTGGACAACGACGCCTGGTGATTTCGCTCTGATGCAAGTCATGGGATGGAGTGGGGTAGAGGGCTGGTTCCTATATCCCGGCACTTCGAGCCCAGTGACTGCTGCAGAGCGAATGAACAAGGGTATAACCGAACGGAAAGGTGCGGGGAATGGGAATAAGGGACAGTACCTCGTCAGCCATGGTGATAGATGCAAAGGAAATCACAAGAAAGACTTGTAAAACagacaaaaagaaagagaaggtggttgtttggtttgaagagagaggagaagaggaaaaaaatGAAGGGCAGCGTCGAAGAGGGGAAATCCACGAAAAGAAATCGACAAATCGCCCGTCTTGTTGTGGCGGGGTCTTATCGCTAGACCGTAATAGGCTAGTGCATCACTAACCGGCTCCAGACTGTTTCTCCGACCGTCACATATCCCGATCGAGCCAGATTATCCGGCCTTGGGGACAACCTGGAGCTATACCGGGGGTGCTTCTCTTCTACCATATACTCTCGTCTTTGCCAGACTCGATTCAGACGCTCATTAGGCCGGGATTGCTCATCCGCTGATTTTCTACTAATATGATATCTTCATAAATACCCCTCCCGCAGCGTCTCCGCGTaagctccagctgctccCAACATGTGGCTCGACCGCATCGCTGGTCACTCGACACCGGATCGCGGTCTCTCTCCGATACCCCAGAGATCATCCTCAGCCTCTCACCTCTCGCCAAATCGTCCGAATAGTCGCCCTGGAATCAGTCGACCAGGGTCGTCGCTGTCCGCCCTGGTTACTCCTTCTCCAAGCGCCTCGACCACCTCTTTGCCAACAGTCGCACGTGTCCCCGAAGAGTCGACCCTAAAGCAGAATGCAATTACAAGCCCACGGCCATCAGATGTCGCCGATCCACTCGATGTGTTGAATGGAATTATCAAGAAGTACAATGTAGGGTCTCAGTCCGAGAGCCCCGTGCCGGAATCGAGCCCAGTGAAGCCAGCACTCTTGGTGGAAGATATTGACTTCGAAGGGTTGAGCTTGGAGGACTTTATACAGAAACCTGAGACAAAAAGAGCGGTAAACGGTGGAATCGGTCCACAGACAATTCAACAGTTCGAAAAAGAGAGGGACAAGTACCAGGAGTTGCACTCCGCTATTTCCGGCTGCGACGATGTATCTAAATCGGTGGAAATATACTTGAATGACTTTCAGAATGAACTAGGTGTGGTTTCGGCGGAGATTGAGACACTACAGACGCGATCCGTTCAGTTGAACGCCATGCtgggaaacagaagaaatGTCGAGCGATTACTTGGCCCcgcggtggaggagatcaGTATCTCCCCAGCCGCTGTACGGATGATTGCTGAGGGCCCTATTGATGAAAACTGGGTCAAAGCTCTGAACGAATTTGAGACCAGGACCGCCAGTATAGACGCCAAGATCGCCAGCTCTAGTTCTACCAAAGCAATTGACGACGTACGACCTCTTTTGGAGGatgtgaagaagaaggtcagtTTATTTCAATACACATATATGCGCATACTAACTCATAATTCTAGGCTGTGGAGAGAATTCGAGATTATTTGGTCTCCCAAGTCCGCGCGCTGCGGTCTCCGAACATCAATGCTCAAATCATCCAGCAACAGCGCTTGGTcaaatttaaagatttatacGGTTACGTGTCACGGGCTCATCCCACCCTGGCGGCGGAAATTACCCAGGCGTACATTAATACTATGCGCTGGTATTATCTCTCGCACTTCACCCGCTATCTTCAGGCATTATCGAAGATCAAACTCTACCCCAGTGACAGGAACGAAGTTTTAGGAGGGGAACCCCATGCCCAAAAAGCCGGTTAGTATTTGCCATCTGAACCAATCGATGTGACTGACTAACATGCTGCAGGTAACATGGTTCCCGGTAGCCGAGGTGGCGCCGCCGCGCACGATCCCTTCTCGCTGGGAAGAAGGGTTGATATCTTGCGGACCGGTAACCAGATGGCCATCTCTTCATACCTTGCGGAGGAGGACTCCTCTTACCACGGCATCGAAGTCCCCTTCCGCAACTTCAATCTCGCATTGCTGGACAATGTTTCAGCGGAATATTCCTTCATGACTGAGATGTTTTCGACCTTGTCTTTCCAACAGATATCTCGAAAGGCATTGGAGGTATTTAGTTCAGTCTTTTCCCTGGGCCAGGGATTTGCTAAGCAGCTAATCGAGAACTCTACGGATTCACTCGGCGTACTAATGTGCGTACGATTGAATCAACAAGAAGCATTCGAGCTCCAACGGCGGAAAGTGCCTGTGGCAGATTCGTATATCAACGGAATCAATATGCAATTGTGGCCTCGATTCCAAGTAATCATGGACACCAATTGCGAGTCGCTGAAACGGATTGGCGGGAACACTGGTCGCAGTGCAGTGTCTGCTTTGTCTCTTGCGGGCGGCGACGACCTTAATCAGTCATCTGCACCACATTTCCTCACGCAGCGCTTTGGACAGCTGCTGCACGGTATCCTCGTGCTCAGCAGCGAAGCAGGCGACGACGAGCCCGTAGCGAATAGTCTCTCTCGGTTGACCACTGAGTTTGACGGACTCTTAACTAAACTCAGCCGCATTGGCGGAGACGCGAAGCGACGGGAGCGGTTCCTCTACAACAATTATTCATTGATCCTGACGATTATTAGCGTACGTAGATCCCCTGATCGCTGGGCTACATATACTGACTCGAGCAGGACACCCAAGGCAAGCTAGCAACCGAACAGAAGCAGGTGAGTCTAACTCtcaaaagaagaaacgaCGGTAGCTAATGGCGATAGCACTTTGATGAAATGCTGAAGACCGTGGGCCGGCGCAGCTAGACGGGCGAGATACCTCGATATAGACACGCGACACTGATAATTTGGCTGGCTGACCACctgtataatattaaatGTTTAGTGATGGAATAGCTGAGCCGTAGATAATGTATATACCCTGCATCTTATTGTGACTCGGCACCGAAATGCTTGTCGGCATCCTTAGTCCGTAGTTACCTTCCTGTTCCTCTCAATCGGCTCCGATGTGGCcccaccttctccaactttcAACGCCGAGAGCTCAACCACCGCCACTCTTCATCGTTTATATCAATTGAACAGTCCGCGATGATATAATGAGAAGGTCACCGTAATTAACTACCCAGTATCCAGCATCGAAGATACCTTTCAATGGCCACCCGCGCAGGGCTCTCCCTCCACGCGAGTCTTCGTCTCTCCCGCCGCCAGTTTTCCACCACCCGCGCGTCCTGTGCAGATGTCACCCATGCAGTACGCCCCCCAACCTTGTTCACCTCACAATGAACGACAACTCATAGCTGACCAGTCTGCTGCTTTAAAATAGATCataggtggtggtgttgttggcctCGCAGTCGCACGCCAATTGGCCTCGCGCCCGAATACATCCACAATTCTCCTCGAGCGGCACGATGCGCCGGGAACCGAGACAAGTAGCCGGAACTCGGAGGTAGCTTCCTACCTCATAACTAAGCACACCCATTGCAAGTGGGGTGACATGGACATAATGGACTGACTCACTGGCCGACTCTGGCGGTCCCGAATAGGTAATTCACGCCGGCTTGTACTACGGCGCATCCTCTCGAAAGAGGGAGCTCTGTATCCACGGCAAGAACCTCCTCTACGATCTCTGCTCGAAGAATGGGATACCCCACCGGAACACGAAGAAATGGGTCGTCGCGCAGGACGAACAACAGTGGGACGCTACGTTGAAGGTCCACGAGCTTGCGAAACAACTTGGTGTGCCAACTCGTTTGCTTTCGCAGTCCGAAGCGGCGAGTCGTGAGCCGGAGGTTCGCGGGCGCGCGGGGATACTGGAGAGCAGCTCGACTGGGATAGTGGATAGCCACTCGCTGATGACATATCTACAGGGGGATCTGGAGGATAAAGGTGGGGACTGTGCGTTCCTTACCCAGGTGATTGGGATAGAAGCTCTGGATGGCGGGAAAGGCGGGTATAAGATTACAGCACGGTCCGGCGGaggtggtgaagaggagactACTACGTCCATTGTGGCAGAGACGTTGATAAACAGCGCGGGGAACTATGCATGCGATATTAACAACATGCTTCTCCCCGTTGAACGGCACAGGAAGGCACTCTATGCAAAGGGAACGTACTTCTCCTACGGCGCTTCCTTCCCAACGGGCGCGCCCTCCGTCCTTGTTTACCCAGCGACATTACCAGGCCAGGGTGGTCTAGGAACCCATCTCACCCTCGACATGGGCGGGCAGGTACGCTTCGGCCCAGATGTGGAGTGGGTTGATGATCCGAATGATCTCAAGCCGAGTCCCGATCGACTGCAACTCGCGATCCCGGAGATCCAGGCTTACTTGCCGAATGTTGACACCGAAGCGATCCACTTGGATTACTGTGGAATTCGGCCAAAGCTGTCTAAAGCGGGAGCAGTGATTGCCGGGGCGGGATTCCAGGACTTCGTTatccaggaggaggaaggcTTCCCCGGGTTTGTGAATTTGCTGGGCATTGAGAGCCCGGGGTTGACGAGTTGCTTGGGCATTGcggaggttgtggaggggaTTCTCTATAAATGATTTCTCGCATATACAATGCGGGTCATGCTTAACGTATTTCATTCACAGCGCACTAGActatataactttatatcccactgtacggagtataatCTTGGTAGAAGCTTAGCATAAGCTTGCTTAGATGGAAGTTATGTCCGATTGAGCCCTAAGTACACGCGTGTCAACGTTGCCACAACTGACGTCAAGACATACGACCACAGTTCTAGAACAGCTCATCAAACGAACCCAAGATCAAAAAGAGATCCAATCCATTCACTCTATTTATCCCGCGGCCCCAGATTTTAGCTCGACACCCATTGTGCGCTCGTCGGAACCAGCGAAGTATACCGCCAGCGGCATTCTAGAACTTTTGCCACGATAAGGCTTGAGACCGAAGCTGTATCAGAATCGACATACATATTGATTGAAAGACACCCCGAGTTCAacaatatatacaatatacAATATACAAGACGCAAATTACCATTCTGGCGGTTTCCTACCCTTTCGCACCGCATACATCTACATCCTTTCGCTACGTATAACCGCTGAGATACatccaacttcaacttcaacttcaacccgacccaacccaacccaactAGAATCGACAAACCAACATaacaaaccaacccaaaCCATGACCGAAACACACCCAAAAACCATCGCGCACCCACCAAgctccctccctcccctccccaccgGAACCAAACCAAGCCACAACCACAAACGCAACaaaagcagcaccagcagcacccaCAGCAACGGCAGTAGTAATAgtggtggtagtggcagTAGTGGCAGATGCTGGGACTGGATCCTCGTCCCGGGAAACATGCACTACGCCAAAAACCGGTCTTCGTTCCGAACATACCGGCGGGCGCCGGGGAAAATCAACAAGAACCGCGTGTTGGGCGTCGGCACTGTGGAGTTGAAAGTGCAGCGGGCGCCCGATGACCAGCGGCCGAAtacgctggtgctggaggatGTGCTGCATCTGCCGAATGCGGTGTGTAATGGGCTTTGTGTGGGCAAGTACCGTGAGGGGAATCCGGGGGATGGTATGGAGGTTGCGGGTGGGGAGGGGTGTCGGTGTCAGGTTTggagggagggggatggtGATAGtcatggagagggagagggagagaatgAGCAAGAACATGGGCATGGACATGGTGAGGCGCTGTGGTACGGGGAGGAGTATCATGGGTGTTCGAGGGTGGTGCTTTGGGGGGATCCGCAGGGAAGTTCGGGACTTGGGGATGCAGATGCGGATGCGGTGGAGTTGCCTGGGGTTGATGCTTCgacggaggagttggatACGTTGTATACGCGAGTGAAGGATCGGAGTCTGGTTTAGAAGGGAAGCGAGTGAGGTCATGTAGTGTATCAGT is a window of Aspergillus puulaauensis MK2 DNA, chromosome 4, nearly complete sequence DNA encoding:
- the RRN7 gene encoding TFIIB-type zinc finger domain-containing protein (COG:K;~EggNog:ENOG410PI9J;~InterPro:IPR033599,IPR021752;~PFAM:PF11781;~go_component: GO:0070860 - RNA polymerase I core factor complex [Evidence IEA];~go_function: GO:0001164 - RNA polymerase I core promoter sequence-specific DNA binding [Evidence IEA];~go_process: GO:0001188 - RNA polymerase I preinitiation complex assembly [Evidence IEA];~go_process: GO:0006360 - transcription by RNA polymerase I [Evidence IEA]), translating into MEYDTRERCGQEGCRETRYFLDNGLWFCRRGHQQAGQQVVDDPENFGTQGKISHVKKAAIEKGEKKYRGRQAYRLYLHIYQLILWKQCHALVHSERFPPELENVVRDLWALRLESYSKKIADLGDEDSQPEFFSSQRPSAREDTETETFTPGSKVVQWPRLIDTIALCYLGALIMRLPVSVGDFHRMAMRNEIPYYRVLLQIPNDMKDRLPSAYLALLDTQRLLKAEDLHTAVFDLLLLYQRQFKLQLPPLNTPILLYRLIKRLALPVDVYPVTKKLQTLLGFTFEYPATVAGRRKPLDKPEHQLVTLVVIATKLLFPFDDVQRHPRSAQEPTVQAIDWDSWAEVQNHFDRRDASAGRIGKGKEILVNEEDVLTMTPGQLDEYMDWYETSWLDHSKVTSRLAHLFPLGSGSKEGRQGEPAAEDDEEKSIETMLGMATRYLKSRAIVSDPESEVPRPGSSYARYRQESDLPDTARVFYETAAKATGMSLTTLVRCVSQAEFQINKWLEDQRRLKYSAEHPMESPGGSDVENMEEFSDQDMLDEDNN
- the TIF51 gene encoding Eukaryotic translation initiation factor eIF-5A (COG:J;~EggNog:ENOG410PMXH;~InterPro:IPR020189,IPR019769,IPR008991,IPR001884, IPR012340,IPR014722;~PFAM:PF01287;~go_function: GO:0003723 - RNA binding [Evidence IEA];~go_function: GO:0003746 - translation elongation factor activity [Evidence IEA];~go_function: GO:0043022 - ribosome binding [Evidence IEA];~go_process: GO:0045901 - positive regulation of translational elongation [Evidence IEA];~go_process: GO:0045905 - positive regulation of translational termination [Evidence IEA]), with translation MADEHETFESADAGASTTYPMQCSALRKNGHVVIKGRPCKIVDMSTSKTGKHGHAKVHLVALDIFTQKKYEDLSPSTHNMDVPNVSRREYQLLDVTDDGFLSLMDDNGGTKDDVKVPEGEIGDKINTMFTEDGKDCNVVILTSMGEQACMEVKEAPGAK
- a CDS encoding putative GARP complex subunit (Sac2) (BUSCO:EOG092621GA;~COG:U,Z;~EggNog:ENOG410PHT9;~InterPro:IPR007258;~PFAM:PF04129), coding for MWLDRIAGHSTPDRGLSPIPQRSSSASHLSPNRPNSRPGISRPGSSLSALVTPSPSASTTSLPTVARVPEESTLKQNAITSPRPSDVADPLDVLNGIIKKYNVGSQSESPVPESSPVKPALLVEDIDFEGLSLEDFIQKPETKRAVNGGIGPQTIQQFEKERDKYQELHSAISGCDDVSKSVEIYLNDFQNELGVVSAEIETLQTRSVQLNAMLGNRRNVERLLGPAVEEISISPAAVRMIAEGPIDENWVKALNEFETRTASIDAKIASSSSTKAIDDVRPLLEDVKKKAVERIRDYLVSQVRALRSPNINAQIIQQQRLVKFKDLYGYVSRAHPTLAAEITQAYINTMRWYYLSHFTRYLQALSKIKLYPSDRNEVLGGEPHAQKAGNMVPGSRGGAAAHDPFSLGRRVDILRTGNQMAISSYLAEEDSSYHGIEVPFRNFNLALLDNVSAEYSFMTEMFSTLSFQQISRKALEVFSSVFSLGQGFAKQLIENSTDSLGVLMCVRLNQQEAFELQRRKVPVADSYINGINMQLWPRFQVIMDTNCESLKRIGGNTGRSAVSALSLAGGDDLNQSSAPHFLTQRFGQLLHGILVLSSEAGDDEPVANSLSRLTTEFDGLLTKLSRIGGDAKRRERFLYNNYSLILTIISDTQGKLATEQKQHFDEMLKTVGRRS
- a CDS encoding NAD(P)/FAD-dependent oxidoreductase (COG:E;~EggNog:ENOG410PHK4;~InterPro:IPR006076,IPR036188;~PFAM:PF01266,PF13450;~go_function: GO:0016491 - oxidoreductase activity [Evidence IEA];~go_process: GO:0055114 - oxidation-reduction process [Evidence IEA]), whose amino-acid sequence is MATRAGLSLHASLRLSRRQFSTTRASCADVTHAIIGGGVVGLAVARQLASRPNTSTILLERHDAPGTETSSRNSEVIHAGLYYGASSRKRELCIHGKNLLYDLCSKNGIPHRNTKKWVVAQDEQQWDATLKVHELAKQLGVPTRLLSQSEAASREPEVRGRAGILESSSTGIVDSHSLMTYLQGDLEDKGGDCAFLTQVIGIEALDGGKGGYKITARSGGGGEEETTTSIVAETLINSAGNYACDINNMLLPVERHRKALYAKGTYFSYGASFPTGAPSVLVYPATLPGQGGLGTHLTLDMGGQVRFGPDVEWVDDPNDLKPSPDRLQLAIPEIQAYLPNVDTEAIHLDYCGIRPKLSKAGAVIAGAGFQDFVIQEEEGFPGFVNLLGIESPGLTSCLGIAEVVEGILYK
- a CDS encoding uncharacterized protein (COG:S;~EggNog:ENOG410Q230), yielding MTETHPKTIAHPPSSLPPLPTGTKPSHNHKRNKSSTSSTHSNGSSNSGGSGSSGRCWDWILVPGNMHYAKNRSSFRTYRRAPGKINKNRVLGVGTVELKVQRAPDDQRPNTLVLEDVLHLPNAVCNGLCVGKYREGNPGDGMEVAGGEGCRCQVWREGDGDSHGEGEGENEQEHGHGHGEALWYGEEYHGCSRVVLWGDPQGSSGLGDADADAVELPGVDASTEELDTLYTRVKDRSLV